A window from Dioscorea cayenensis subsp. rotundata cultivar TDr96_F1 chromosome 10, TDr96_F1_v2_PseudoChromosome.rev07_lg8_w22 25.fasta, whole genome shotgun sequence encodes these proteins:
- the LOC120270287 gene encoding uncharacterized protein LOC120270287 — MWEEFDKEIVDKCSQGVDENSINQDELWDEIAIGSCNRVVGKGNIVRQMSSSIYKSRLGSSKSTKQLCNRVKELEEELARPHAEADDRLQASDNQLQAESACRKLFESSLLAALRGQGTPHEIAITASYLRKEFEMKDLGKTRFCLGIQIEHLPTRIFIHQLAYTEKVLKRFNMDKPYPLSTPMVVRTFDVQRDPIRPPSEEDEIFGSETPYLSVISALIYHANNTIPDIAFVVNLLAKYSSTPT; from the exons atgtgGGAGGAATTTGACAAAGAAATAGTAGATAAATGCAGTCAAGGGGTGGATGAGAATTCTATTAACCAAGATGAATTATGGGATGAGATAGCCATCGGGAGTTGTAACAGAGTAGTCGGAAAGGGTAATATTGTTAGGCAGATGTCTTCATCCATTTACAAGTCACGCTTGGGATCGTCTAAATCAACTAAACAACTTTGCAATAGAGTTAAGGAATTGGAGGAAGAGCTTGCTAGGCCTCATGCTGAGGCTGATGATCGATTACAAGCATCTGATAATCAGTTACAAGCTGAGTCGGCTTGTCgaaaattatttgaatcatCACTGCTTGCTGCACTTCGTGGCCAAG gtacTCCTCATGAAATTGCAATTACAGCATCATATCTAAGGaaggagtttgaaatgaaggatcTGGGAAAGACAAGATTTTGTCTTGGTATACAAATTGAGCACTTACCTACTCGAATATTTATTCACCAGTTAGCTTACACAGAAAAGGTGCTGAAAAGATTTAATATGGATAAGCCCTATCCATTAAGTACCCCAATGGTTGTCCGGACATTTGATGTTCAGAGAGATCCAATTCGTCCACCTagtgaagaagatgaaattttTGGCTCAGAAACTCCGTATCTAAGTGTAATAAGTGCATTAATATATCATGCAAATAATACCATACCAGATATAGCTTTTGTAGTAAATCTCCTAGCAAAATATAGTTCTACACCGACATGA